The following are encoded together in the Zingiber officinale cultivar Zhangliang chromosome 8A, Zo_v1.1, whole genome shotgun sequence genome:
- the LOC122009693 gene encoding eukaryotic translation initiation factor 5A-2: protein MSDEEHHFESKADAGASKTYPQQAGTIRKNGYIVIKGRPCKVVEVSTSKTGKHGHAKCHFVAIDIFNGKKLEDIVPSSHNCDVPHVNRTDYQLIDISEDGFVSLLTENGNTKDDLKLPTDDNLLTQIKDGFAEGKDLVVSVMSAMGEEQICGLKDIGPK, encoded by the exons ATGTCGGACGAGGAGCATCACTTCGAGTCAAAGGCCGACGCTGGGGCGTCCAAGACATACCCGCAGCAGGCTGGGACGATTCGGAAGAACGGATACATCGTCATCAAGGGCAGGCCCTGCAAG GTTGTTGAGGTTTCAACGAGCAAGACtggaaagcatggtcatgcaaaGTGTCACTTTGTTGCCATAGATATCTTTAATGGCAAGAAGCTTGAGGATATTGTGCCGTCCTCACATAATTGTGAT GTACCTCATGTTAATCGCACAGACTACCAGCTGATTGATATCTCTGAAGATGGCTTT GTGAGCCTTTTGACTGAAAATGGTAACACCAAAGATGATCTGAAGCTCCCAACAGACGATAATTTGCTTACTCAG ATTAAAGATGGTTTCGCAGAGGGAAAGGACTTGGTTGTCTCTGTGATGTCTGCGATGGGTGAAGAGCAAATTTGTGGCCTCAAGGACATCGGCCCCAAGTAG
- the LOC122011782 gene encoding cyclin-A3-1-like isoform X1, which produces MAEKENIASHRTRAAAKRAASPSAAAAPVPSRSPTKRNRIALAELRFQSNATSDCSAPRSKGKAKTRKKAKFRPAASSGEITPRVDPQMCKSYSDRSVPRSKGKARTRKKAKLRPASSSDDITLREDPQMCTSYASDICQYLRSMEAEPNRRPLPNYMESVQRDITAGMREVMVNWLVEVALDSKLVSETLYLTVSYIDRFLSLNAITRQRLQLLGASCLLIASKYEEITPLPVNNFCDFTDNAYTIKEVVEMEREILKSLRFELGNPTAITFLRQFMQAFQQDGKVHHSNLQIEFMASYLAELSLMDYDCVQFLPSLVAASAIFLARFTLDPNSHPWCRELEQSTRYCAADLTDCVHAIHNLQLKRKAESLAAIGEKYQHQEFECVSTLLSPAQIPANYLS; this is translated from the exons ATGGCGGAGAAGGAGAACATTGCCTCGCACCGTACCCGGGCGGCGGCCAAGAGAGCTGCTTcgccctccgccgccgccgcccctGTCCCAAGCCGGTCCCCTACCAAGAGAAACCGCATCGCACTCGCCGAACTCCGTTTCCAGTCCAATGCCACCTCTGATTGCTCCGCCCCTCGTTCTAAGGGCAAGGCAAAGACCAGGAAGAAGGCAAAGTTCCGCCCGGCGGCTTCCTCCGGTGAGATCACTCCGCGCGTAGATCCCCAGATGTGTAAGTCCTACTCCGATCGCTCCGTCCCTCGTTCTAAGGGCAAGGCAAGGACCAGGAAGAAGGCAAAGCTCCGCCCGGCGTCTTCCTCCGATGATATCACTCTGCGGGAAGATCCCCAGATGTGTACGTCCTACGCATCGGATATATGCCAGTACCTCAGATCTATGGAG GCGGAGCCGAATCGAAGACCGCTTCCGAACTACATGGAGAGTGTTCAGCGTGACATCACGGCGGGTATGCGAGAGGTTATGGTGAATTGGCTGGTCGAAGTGGCGTTGGATAGCAAGTTGGTCTCCGAAACGCTCTACCTCACTGTCTCATACATCGATAGGTTCCTCTCCCTGAATGCGATCACTAGGCAACGATTGCAGCTTCTCGGAGCGTCTTGTTTGCTCATCGCCTC CAAGTATGAAGAGATAACTCCTCTGCCGGTGAATAATTTTTGCGACTTCACGGATAATGCTTACACGATAAAAGAG GTGGTCGAGATGGAGAGAGAGATTTTGAAGTCTTTAAGGTTTGAGTTAGGCAATCCCACTGCCATTACTTTCCTAAG GCAATTTATGCAGGCCTTTCAACAAGATGGCAAA GTACATCATTCAAATCTGCAAATAGAGTTCATGGCAAGCTACCTTGCTGAGTTAAGTTTAATGGACTACGATTGTGTCCAGTTTTTACCATCTCTGGTTGCTGCTTCAGCTATATTTCTCGCAAGATTCACATTGGATCCAAATAGTCACCCTTGG TGCCGAGAACTGGAGCAAAGTACTCGTTATTGTGCTGCGGATCTAACGGATTGTGTCCATGCAATTCATAACCTGCAGTTGAAAAGGAAAGCCGAGTCCCTAGCGGCCATTGGTGAAAAATATCAACACCAAGAG TTCGAGTGCGTATCGACATTACTTTCACCCGCTCAGATTCCTGCAAATTATCTTTCATAG
- the LOC122009694 gene encoding translocon-associated protein subunit beta-like produces the protein MAEATRSGFSLFFLVAAILFAASSAALADSDIPFVVAYKKASLTRLKSGVERVSVSIDLYNEGSSTAYDVSLNDDSWSQDKFELFSGNTSNTWEKIDAGSSVSHSFVLESKTKGVFHGSPAVIKFRIPTKAALQEAYSTPILPIDVLADRPPEKKFEWAKRLVAKYGALVSVLSFVGLFIYLIATPSRAAAKASKKKR, from the exons ATGGCGGAAGCTACTAGATCGGGATTTTCCCTGTTCTTCCTCGTTGCAGCGATCCTCTTCGCCGCCTCTTCGGCGGCGCTGGCTGACTCCGATATCCCATTCGTTGTTGCTTACAAGAAGGCGAGCCTCACGAGGCTCAAATCTGGCGTCGAGCGTGTATCCGTCTCGATCGATCTCTACAATGAAGGATCCTC AACTGCTTATGACGTGAGCTTGAATGATGATAGTTGGTCCCAAGATAAGTTTGAACTCTTCTCTGGAAACACATCAAATACATGGGAAAAAATTGATGC tgGCTCCTCTGTTTCTCACTCTTTTGTTCTGGAGTCTAAAACAAAGGGCGTATTCCATGGTTCTCCTGCTGTTATCAAATTCCGCATTCCCACAAAGGCTGCCCTACAG GAAGCGTATTCTACCCCAATTCTGCCTATTGATGTTCTTGCAGACAGGCCTCCCGAAAAGAAGTTTGAATGG GCAAAG AGGCTAGTAGCTAAATACGGAGCCTTGGTGTCTGTTCTGTCATTCGTGGGATTGTTCATCTATCTCATTGCAACTCCATCGAGGGCAGCTGCAAAGGCAAGTAAGAAGAAGCGTTGA
- the LOC122012162 gene encoding proline-, glutamic acid- and leucine-rich protein 1-like: protein MDVPNIDEIAASLRSCSLGRADRTPSPPPPPPPPPPPPGKITVDLNSEIPLPYHWEQRLDMQTGEIYYINWETGVRTILDPRSAGTSTYSSSYYYSDEDEVSGTRSGRGGCDEEEEEDGYDETVDSDEDEAFGTGSSRNGCDDEEEEEDSSGDDGETLIAAGCNACFIYLMVPKGAPACLKCGGALIHLGDYL, encoded by the exons ATGGACGTCCCTAACATCGACGAGATCGCCGCGTCATTACGGAGCTGCTCTCTGGGCAGAGCCGACCGGACtccgtcgccgccgccgccgccgcctccgcctccgcctccgcccGGGAAGATAACCGTGGACTTGAACTCGGAGATCCCCCTTCCCTACCACTGGGAGCAGCGACTCGACATGCAG ACAGGGGAAATCTACTACATCAACTGGGAGACCGGCGTGAGGACCATCCTCGACCCTCGCTCCGCCGGCACCTCGACGTATTCATCGAGCTACTACTACTCCGACGAAGACGAAGTCTCCGGCACAAGAAGCGGCAGAGGCGGGTGcgacgaggaggaagaagaagacggcTACGATGAGACAGTCGATTCCGACGAAGACGAAGCCTTTGGTACCGGCAGCAGCAGGAACGGGTGCGacgacgaggaggaggaggaggactctAGCGGCGATGACGGAGAAACCCTCATCGCCGCCGGCTGCAACGCCTGCTTCATATACTTGATGGTCCCTAAGGGCGCCCCCGCCTGCCTCAAGTGCGGCGGCGCCCTCATTCACCTCGGCGACTACCTCTGA
- the LOC122011782 gene encoding cyclin-A3-1-like isoform X2: MAEKENIASHRTRAAAKRAASPSAAAAPVPSRSPTKRNRIALAELRFQSNATSDCSAPRSKGKAKTRKKAKFRPAASSGEITPRVDPQMCKSYSDRSVPRSKGKARTRKKAKLRPASSSDDITLREDPQMCTSYASDICQYLRSMEAEPNRRPLPNYMESVQRDITAGMREVMVNWLVEVALDSKLVSETLYLTVSYIDRFLSLNAITRQRLQLLGASCLLIASKYEEITPLPVNNFCDFTDNAYTIKEVVEMEREILKSLRFELGNPTAITFLRQFMQAFQQDGKVHHSNLQIEFMASYLAELSLMDYDCVQFLPSLVAASAIFLARFTLDPNSHPWFP, from the exons ATGGCGGAGAAGGAGAACATTGCCTCGCACCGTACCCGGGCGGCGGCCAAGAGAGCTGCTTcgccctccgccgccgccgcccctGTCCCAAGCCGGTCCCCTACCAAGAGAAACCGCATCGCACTCGCCGAACTCCGTTTCCAGTCCAATGCCACCTCTGATTGCTCCGCCCCTCGTTCTAAGGGCAAGGCAAAGACCAGGAAGAAGGCAAAGTTCCGCCCGGCGGCTTCCTCCGGTGAGATCACTCCGCGCGTAGATCCCCAGATGTGTAAGTCCTACTCCGATCGCTCCGTCCCTCGTTCTAAGGGCAAGGCAAGGACCAGGAAGAAGGCAAAGCTCCGCCCGGCGTCTTCCTCCGATGATATCACTCTGCGGGAAGATCCCCAGATGTGTACGTCCTACGCATCGGATATATGCCAGTACCTCAGATCTATGGAG GCGGAGCCGAATCGAAGACCGCTTCCGAACTACATGGAGAGTGTTCAGCGTGACATCACGGCGGGTATGCGAGAGGTTATGGTGAATTGGCTGGTCGAAGTGGCGTTGGATAGCAAGTTGGTCTCCGAAACGCTCTACCTCACTGTCTCATACATCGATAGGTTCCTCTCCCTGAATGCGATCACTAGGCAACGATTGCAGCTTCTCGGAGCGTCTTGTTTGCTCATCGCCTC CAAGTATGAAGAGATAACTCCTCTGCCGGTGAATAATTTTTGCGACTTCACGGATAATGCTTACACGATAAAAGAG GTGGTCGAGATGGAGAGAGAGATTTTGAAGTCTTTAAGGTTTGAGTTAGGCAATCCCACTGCCATTACTTTCCTAAG GCAATTTATGCAGGCCTTTCAACAAGATGGCAAA GTACATCATTCAAATCTGCAAATAGAGTTCATGGCAAGCTACCTTGCTGAGTTAAGTTTAATGGACTACGATTGTGTCCAGTTTTTACCATCTCTGGTTGCTGCTTCAGCTATATTTCTCGCAAGATTCACATTGGATCCAAATAGTCACCCTTGG TTTCCGTGA